Proteins co-encoded in one Papaver somniferum cultivar HN1 chromosome 5, ASM357369v1, whole genome shotgun sequence genomic window:
- the LOC113278715 gene encoding uncharacterized protein LOC113278715 encodes MIAYTDLLDQLPNLVVAEFKFCNQTISHPVSGSTTVKEMISVVKQKWPYVPEELILFDYTVEGISNVINHDLDLSDELVVVEDVTDDACLIKKVPRKVDAWVNILTGVGQLFEGGIKEVKDSVTNLASSDPSKVRMRKSFMKNILSDDLRAAKKKKTAADVIDLFRMEYGVDLTYSQAYHSLQFTKKFLWGDDIKSYLDLFWYKDAIEQYNPGSVVNFEYDNVTLRFKSFFAAFETSITGFNNYCRPMLFIDCTFLTENFKGGLMVSCGKTEIYPVAFAIVPCENCDSWEWFLTNLKGIIREDRPLTIISDRGIGILKHVPVVFPKAFHSYCLYHMKRNIPVPKGKSRQTAVKLFEECYTALTKEKFYAAAKSISNIKLDSVVAWMMKIPFENWAAHAFLGERWGENTSNVAESFNNVIKHDKPLPAIELLDVICSKVMEQNYDKLLVSNKWNTRLTPRMQARFNKMINDCRSYKFRRSSEKVFEIISPTGKHTVDLESRTCTCKWWKKHSFPCTHSMKSMLHIGNDEPYKYISPYYTSEYYRRLYSRSIYPIPDSEKPPGINEKGYVFPTNGGRVQGGRPKGVRYRGSREKVRKKRKCGQCGMLTFHNRRTCRRPPLAPRAPTFRRESHSRMINFLKRMLS; translated from the exons ATGATTGCTTACACAGATTTATTGGATCAATT GCCAAATTTGGTTGTTGCagagttcaaattttgcaatcaGACCATCTCGCAtcctgtttcaggatcaactactGTCAAGGAGATGATAAGTGTGGTGAAACAAAAGTGGCCTTATGTTCCTGAAGAACTCATCCTTTTTGATTACACTGTAGAAGGGATCTCAAATGTCATCAATCACGATTTAGATTTGag CGATGAGTTAGTTGTTGTGGAAGACGTCACTGATGATGCGTGTTTGATCAAAAAGGTCCCGAGGAAGGTTGATGCTTGGGTCAACATCTTAACTGGAGTAGGGCAGTTGTTTGAAGGTGGTATTAAAGAAGTTAAGGACTCTGTTACAAA TTTAGCTTCTTCAGATCCATCAAAAGTTAGGATGAGAAAATCTTTTATGAAGAATATCTTGTCAGATGATTTGCGAgcagcgaagaagaagaagactgctGCTGATGTTATAGATTTATTCCGAATGGAATATGGAGTTGACCTTACGTATAGTCAGGCATACCACAGTTTACAATTCACCAAGAAATTTCTTTGGGGTGATGACATCAAGTCCTATTTAGACTTATTTTGGTATAAAGATGCCATTGAACAGTACAATCCTGGAAGTGTTGTAAATTTTGAGTATGACAATGTGACGCTTCGGTTCAAAAGTTTTTTTGCTGCTTTTGAAACTTCCATTACTGGTTTCAACAATTACTGCCGTCCAATGTTATTTATCGATTGTACCTTTCTCACTGAGAATTTCAAGGGTGGTCTTATGGTTTCTTGCGGCAAAACTG AGATCTACCCAGTTGCATTTGCAATTGTTccttgtgaaaattgtgatagTTGGGAATGGTTCTTAACCAATTTGAAGGGTATTATTCGTGAAGATCGTCCACTGACCATCATATCAGATCGTGGAATCGGCATTTTGAAGCATGTGCCTGTAGTCTTCCCAAAGGCTTTCCATTCCTACTGTTTATACCATATGAAAAGAAATATTCCAGTTCCAAAGGGCAAGAGTAGACAAACTGCAGTCAAGTTATTCGAAGAGTGCTACACTGCATTAACAAAGGAAAAATTTTATGCTGCTGCGAAGAGTATAAGTAATATAAAGTTGGATTCAGTGGTTgcttggatgatgaagattccattCGAGAATTGGGCTGCTCATGCATTTCTAGGAGAAAGGTGGGGTGAGAACACATCTAATGTTGCTGAGAGTTTTAACAATGTTATTAAGCATGATAAGCCGCTTCCAGCAATTGAGCTTCTCGATGTTATTTGTTCTAAGGTAATGGAGCAGAATTACGATAAGTTATTGGTGTCTAACAAGTGGAATACAAGGCTTACTCCTCGTATGCAAGCAAGGTTTAACAAGATGATAAATGACTGCCGTTCATACAAGTTTCGGAGATCAAGTGAGAAAGTATTTGAGATCATTTCTCCAACAGGAAAGCATACGGTCGACTTGGAGTCTAGGACTTGTACCTGCAAATGGTGGAAAAAACATAGCTTTCCTTGCACTCATTCAATGAAATCCATGTTGCATATTGGAAATGATGAACCATATAAATACATTAGCCCTTACTATACTTCTGAATACTATAGAAGGTTGTACTCTCGATCCATATATCCTATTCCGGACTCTGAGAAACCACCTGGAATTAATGAAAAGGGGTATGTTTTTCCTACAAATGGTGGTCGAGTACAAGGTGGAAGGCCTAAAGGTGTTAGGTATAGGGGTAGTCGTGAAAAGGTTCGCAAGAAGAGGAAGTGTGGCCAATGTGGGATGCTCACCTTTCACAACCGTCGAACATGTCGCAGACCTCCTTTGGCTCCTCGTGCACCAACATTTCGCAGGGAGTCTCATTCCAGGATGATCAACTTCTTGAAGAGGATGTTGTCCTGa
- the LOC113280959 gene encoding ubiquitin-like modifier-activating enzyme 5 isoform X2 produces the protein MEVELKELLNDVEQLKNSSSDPNHLPLILKLEERIENLTNLAKSANSRRNKVKDMSAEVVDSNPYSRLMALQRMGIVENYERIRGFSVAIVGIGGVGSVAAEMLTRCGIGRLLLYDYDTVELANMNRLFFRPEQCGMTKTDAAVQTLSDINPDVILESYTLNITTMQGFETFVESLKNQKYRQTKNGTGVDLVLSCVDNYEARMVVNQACNELNQTWMESGVSEDAVSGHIQLLIPGETACFACAPPLVVASGVDERTLKREGVCAASLPTTMGVIAGLLVQNTLKYLLNFGQVSPYLGYNSLKDFFPTMAMKPNPQCSNSPCLDRQKDYMLTKPERDAAAKAKMEAEALLVVESPVHAENEWNISVVDDDDEMEKKDPAHINSDALPAGLVRELPSADDFQTLPVPAEETSNPIDDLEELRRQLDALNA, from the exons ATGGAGGTAGAATTAAAGGAATTGTTGAATGATGTTGAACAGCTCAAGAATTCTTCATCAGATCCAAATCATCTTCCTTTGATTCTTAAg CTGGAGGAACGTATAGAAAACCTGACGAATCTTGCGAAATCAGCAAATTCTAGGCGGAATAAAGTGAAG GATATGAGTGCTGAAGTAGTAGATAGCAATCCGTATAGCAGACTAATGGCACTTCAAAGGATGGGTATTGTGGAAAACTATGAAAGAATACGAGGATTCTCTGTTGCCATTGTT GGAATAGGTGGAGTAGGTAGTGTTGCAGCTGAGATGCTAACAAGGTGCGGTATAGGTCGCCTGTTGTTGTATGATTATGATACAGTAGAGTTAGCTAACATGAATAGGCTATTCTTCCGCCCAGAGCAG TGCGGCATGACCAAGACAGACGCTGCTGTGCAAACTCTTTCAGATATTAATCCAGACGTCATACTTGAG AGCTACACATTGAATATTACAACAATGCAAGGTTTTGAAACATTCGTGGAGAGCTTGAAGAATCAAAAATATCGTCAAACTAAAAATGGTACTGGAGTTGATCTGGTTTTGAGCTGTGTAGACAATTACGAAGCACGTATGGTTGTAAACCAG GCTTGCAATGAGCTGAACCAGACGTGGATGGAGTCTG GGGTATCTGAAGATGCCGTTTCTGGTCATATACAATTGCTTATTCCTGGGGAAACAGCTTGTTTCGCATGTGCTCCTCCTCTG GTTGTCGCTTCTGGGGTAGACGAGCGGACATTAAAACGTGAGGGTGTTTGCGCTGCATCTTTGCCCACCACAATG GGTGTTATTGCTGGTCTTCTTGTGCAAAATACACTCAAATACTTGCTAAATTTTGGTCAAGTATCCCCATACTTG GGATATAACTCTTTAAAGGACTTCTTCCCAACAATGGCAATGAAACCAAACCCACAGTGTTCAAACTCACCTTGTCTGGATCGGCAG AAGGATTACATGCTCACAAAACCAGAAAGGGATGCTGCAGCTAAGGCGAAGATGGAGGCTGAAGCATTATTAGTAGTAGAATCCCCCGTTCATGCTGAAAATGAGTGGAACATAAG TGTGGTTGATGATGACGacgagatggagaagaaggatcCTGCTCACATAAATTCAG ATGCTCTTCCAGCAGGTCTTGTTCGTGAACTTCCAAGTGCGGATGACTTCCAAACTTTACCAGTTCCAGCAGAAGAAACAAGCAATCCTATTGACGATCTTGAGGAACTCCGTCGCCAACTTGATGCCCTTAATGCGTAA
- the LOC113280959 gene encoding ubiquitin-like modifier-activating enzyme 5 isoform X1 yields the protein MEVELKELLNDVEQLKNSSSDPNHLPLILKLEERIENLTNLAKSANSRRNKVKDMSAEVVDSNPYSRLMALQRMGIVENYERIRGFSVAIVGIGGVGSVAAEMLTRCGIGRLLLYDYDTVELANMNRLFFRPEQCGMTKTDAAVQTLSDINPDVILESYTLNITTMQGFETFVESLKNQKYRQTKNGTGVDLVLSCVDNYEARMVVNQACNELNQTWMESGVSEDAVSGHIQLLIPGETACFACAPPLVVASGVDERTLKREGVCAASLPTTMGVIAGLLVQNTLKYLLNFGQVSPYLGYNSLKDFFPTMAMKPNPQCSNSPCLDRQAIVQKDYMLTKPERDAAAKAKMEAEALLVVESPVHAENEWNISVVDDDDEMEKKDPAHINSDALPAGLVRELPSADDFQTLPVPAEETSNPIDDLEELRRQLDALNA from the exons ATGGAGGTAGAATTAAAGGAATTGTTGAATGATGTTGAACAGCTCAAGAATTCTTCATCAGATCCAAATCATCTTCCTTTGATTCTTAAg CTGGAGGAACGTATAGAAAACCTGACGAATCTTGCGAAATCAGCAAATTCTAGGCGGAATAAAGTGAAG GATATGAGTGCTGAAGTAGTAGATAGCAATCCGTATAGCAGACTAATGGCACTTCAAAGGATGGGTATTGTGGAAAACTATGAAAGAATACGAGGATTCTCTGTTGCCATTGTT GGAATAGGTGGAGTAGGTAGTGTTGCAGCTGAGATGCTAACAAGGTGCGGTATAGGTCGCCTGTTGTTGTATGATTATGATACAGTAGAGTTAGCTAACATGAATAGGCTATTCTTCCGCCCAGAGCAG TGCGGCATGACCAAGACAGACGCTGCTGTGCAAACTCTTTCAGATATTAATCCAGACGTCATACTTGAG AGCTACACATTGAATATTACAACAATGCAAGGTTTTGAAACATTCGTGGAGAGCTTGAAGAATCAAAAATATCGTCAAACTAAAAATGGTACTGGAGTTGATCTGGTTTTGAGCTGTGTAGACAATTACGAAGCACGTATGGTTGTAAACCAG GCTTGCAATGAGCTGAACCAGACGTGGATGGAGTCTG GGGTATCTGAAGATGCCGTTTCTGGTCATATACAATTGCTTATTCCTGGGGAAACAGCTTGTTTCGCATGTGCTCCTCCTCTG GTTGTCGCTTCTGGGGTAGACGAGCGGACATTAAAACGTGAGGGTGTTTGCGCTGCATCTTTGCCCACCACAATG GGTGTTATTGCTGGTCTTCTTGTGCAAAATACACTCAAATACTTGCTAAATTTTGGTCAAGTATCCCCATACTTG GGATATAACTCTTTAAAGGACTTCTTCCCAACAATGGCAATGAAACCAAACCCACAGTGTTCAAACTCACCTTGTCTGGATCGGCAG GCTATTGTGCAGAAGGATTACATGCTCACAAAACCAGAAAGGGATGCTGCAGCTAAGGCGAAGATGGAGGCTGAAGCATTATTAGTAGTAGAATCCCCCGTTCATGCTGAAAATGAGTGGAACATAAG TGTGGTTGATGATGACGacgagatggagaagaaggatcCTGCTCACATAAATTCAG ATGCTCTTCCAGCAGGTCTTGTTCGTGAACTTCCAAGTGCGGATGACTTCCAAACTTTACCAGTTCCAGCAGAAGAAACAAGCAATCCTATTGACGATCTTGAGGAACTCCGTCGCCAACTTGATGCCCTTAATGCGTAA